From the genome of Melitaea cinxia chromosome 12, ilMelCinx1.1, whole genome shotgun sequence, one region includes:
- the LOC123658549 gene encoding toll-like receptor 6 — MPIIKTIVNRLQSRIFNYFIVYVLLYCYVVESSNAAEMPHECAYRTAKTETSENTVLFCKIRTISSLDHLLQNISRTHFEDVISLHVQCSEILFFESTLAAQTEKVSGKQSNLGKLKDLVIDKCKIRQIPARAFENFKDLKSLHVTTYNSEWSAMTMELHENAFSGLSELIELDLSDNNIWSTKTDTFCSLYSLKFLNLTRNHLQNIKTIGFSDSSREQNLSVKSCNLVLETLDLSYNDLIVITENSLSKLRSLSKLFLQNNAISTLEDGSLEGLISLQVLNLSSNFISSIPPDIFSDTKLLKQIVLSNNTINVLPPGLFRGLEELQVLDLSRNELTSQWINKGTFVGLLRMVILNISLNRLSRIDRYMFQDLYSLQKLNLEHNEITSIDEHAFEELRNLHSLTLSNNKIVHIHIHIFTDLHVLHELFLDNNKIKHIDENAFDNMTTIEDLGLNDNFLSSIPLSIRKLRSLKSLDIGNNNITHLNRENFHGLSELFGLRLVDNKVTHLNEDTFEHLPQLQVLNLASNRIKLVSPDCFRKNINLRLLRMDGNDITKFDGIFSTLNNLVWLNMSANKISTFDFDSFPSSLEWLDLHMNYINTFNNKDMNSNIHIKLLDLSYNNITELTVTSIPKSVQKLYLNNNYINHIQVGVFSKLQGLSTVTLNNNKIVQLDMNAFRLDKIDEDNDLPEFFISGNPFVCDCSMEWIQRINHLSHSRQYPRVLDLDKAVCSLVHSRAKEKKMIIDMSTSDFLCPYESHCFALCHCCDFFACDCEMICPNNCKCYHDITWNANVVDCSNAGYTEVPDRIPMDATEIYLDGNDISYLGNHVFIGKKKLQVLYLNNTKLKEVNNQTFKGVDSLRVLHLENNKLVELKGDEFVHLNNLNELYLDHNAIVHVANNTFSSLKSLSVLRIDDNKLVNFFPWKLLASSSKSLAHVSIEGNQYSCDCKSIAELDTWLRRDPGDPEKMLCTDTEGKPTKITIASVLSHCKEYLGTINDPTVSKNEIVPKSLFLSDNFFAVVCGVIIIVILICLVGAICYAFRYDISDWLYTNYGVPLFKEQSCPNVDHVLDGNPNHVYDYYVICNTKDTQFIYHNIMAEIEFRKMSSKKFSVNESSLNILTLDSFSKSPKLSKRLLIVLTTNFICNDLCDFHFKNIFYSYLKSLNRSDLNKVIFIKLVDNNQINDDLCFVLDKFKNISWNDPRFWERFISLLNSTDTIITVKSSDKSVFKKSLRQTPTLRYTTMPVTNDTCSKQNYSNSLQYCKRNDEETSQNESSPSSDNTYGEGNNSNNSYMSIDNRTCPRFNYDLRRSPSSGHVYSRVEDISPTVSRSLTNNTTKGRTYFV, encoded by the coding sequence ATgccaataataaaaactatcgTTAATAGACTTCAGTCACGAATTTTCAATTACTTTATTGTGTATGTGTTATTATACTGTTATGTTGTCGAAAGCAGCAACGCGGCAGAAATGCCACACGAGTGTGCGTACCGCACAGCCAAGACAGAAACGTCGGAGAACACAGTGCTTTTTTGCAAAATACGAACAATTAGCAGTTTGGATCACCTGCTACAAAATATTAGCCGGACACATTTCGAGGACGTAATATCATTGCACGTCCAGTGCAGTGAGATTCTATTTTTTGAGAGTACGCTTGCAGCTCAAACGGAAAAAGTTTCAGGAAAACAGTCCAACCTGGGCAAGCTAAAAGATCTTGTCATTGATAAATGTAAGATACGTCAGATACCGGCACGTGCATTTGAAAATTTCAAAGACCTTAAAAGCCTGCACGTGACAACCTACAACAGTGAATGGTCTGCAATGACTATGGAATTGCATGAGAATGCGTTTTCTGGCTTAAGTGAGTTAATCGAATTAGATTTAAGTGATAACAATATTTGGAGCACTAAAACTGATACTTTTTGTTCATtgtatagtttaaaatttttaaatctaacaaGAAATCATttgcaaaatataaaaactattggGTTTTCTGACTCGTCTCGGGAGCAGAACTTAAGTGTGAAAAgttgtaatttagttttagaAACACTTGATTTATCTTATAATGATTTGATTGTAATTACGGAGAATAGCTTATCAAAACTACGttcattatcaaaattatttttacaaaataatgcaATATCAACTCTTGAAGATGGATCCTTGGAAGGTCTTATTAGTTTACAAGTCTTAAATTTGTCTAGTAATTTTATAAGCAGTATTCCGCCTGATATTTTTTCTGATACAAAATTACTGAAACAGATTGTCTTaagtaataatactataaatgtTTTACCGCCTGGTCTTTTTAGGGGATTGGAAGAACTCCAAGTATTAGACTTATCTCGTAATGAACTAACTAGTCAATGGATAAATAAGGGCACATTTGTAGGATTATTACGGAtggtaatattaaatatttcgttaAACAGACTTAGTAGAATTGACCGTTACATGTTTCAGGATTTGTATAGTTTGcagaaattaaatttagaacataATGAGATAACATCTATTGACGAGCACGCTTTTGAAGAACTTCGAAACTTACACTCACTGACCCTATCGAACAATAAAATAGTGCACATTCACATCCACATATTTACTGACTTACACGTATTACATGAATTGTTTTtagacaataataaaatcaagcATATAGACGAAAATGCTTTTGATAATATGACTACGATTGAGGATTTGGGCTTAAATGATAACTTTTTATCCTCAATTCCTCTTTCAATTCGTAAGTTACGATCCCTCAAATCCTTGGACATAGGGAACAACAATATAACCCATTTAAACAGGGAAAACTTTCACGGTTTGTCAGAACTTTTTGGTTTGCGTCTTGTAGATAACAAAGTTACTCATTTAAACGAAGATACTTTTGAACATTTGCCTCAGTTACAGGTACTAAATTTGGCATCTAATAGAATAAAACTTGTGTCGCCTGATTGTtttcgtaaaaatattaatttaagactATTACGCATGGATGGAAATGATATAACAAAATTCGATGGGATATTTTCTACTCTAAATAATTTGGTGTGGTTAAATATGTCTGCTAATAAAATTTctacttttgattttgatagTTTTCCTAGTAGCTTAGAATGGTTGGATTTGCATATGAATTATATTAACACTTTTAATAATAAGGATATGAATTCCAACATTCACATAAAGTTATTGGATCtcagttataataatattaccgaGTTAACTGTAACTTCTATTCCAAAATCAGtacaaaaactttatttaaataacaattatataaatcacATTCAAGTTGGCGTTTTTTCGAAGTTACAAGGGTTGTCAACTGtgacattaaataataacaaaatagtaCAACTTGATATGAACGCTTTCAGACTAGATAAAATAGATGAAGATAACGATTTACCCGAGTTCTTTATAAGTGGTAACCCATTTGTGTGTGATTGTTCAATGGAATGGATTCAACGGATCAATCATTTAAGTCATAGCCGACAATACCCTCGTGTATTAGACCTTGATAAAGCTGTTTGTTCATTGGTTCATTCGCGagcaaaagagaaaaaaatgataatagacATGTCAACTTCTGATTTTCTATGTCCATATGAAAGTCACTGTTTTGCACTGTGCCATTGTTGTGATTTTTTTGCTTGTGATTGTGAAATGATCTGTCcaaataattgtaaatgttaTCACGATATAACTTGGAACGCTAACGTTGTAGACTGTTCGAACGCCGGCTACACTGAGGTGCCGGACAGAATTCCAATGGATGCGACTGAGATATATTTAGACGGTAATGATATCAGTTATCTTGGAAATCACGTTTTTATCGGCAAAAAGAAATTACAAGTTTTATATCTAAATAACACAAAACTAAAAGAAGTTAATAATCAAACATTTAAAGGTGTCGATTCCTTGAGAGTATTGcacttagaaaataataaattagttgaATTAAAGGGTGATGAATTTGTACATCTCAATAATCTCAACGAACTCTACTTAGATCATAATGCCATAGTTCATGTTGCAAATAACACATTTTCGTCATTAAAATCCCTTTCGGTCTTAAGAATCGACGATAACAAACTCGTCAACTTTTTCCCTTGGAAGTTGTTAGCCTCATCTTCTAAAAGTTTAGCACACGTTTCAATAGAGGGTAATCAATATTCTTGTGATTGTAAAAGTATAGCTGAATTAGATACATGGCTTCGACGAGACCCTGGAGATCCAGAAAAAATGTTGTGTACCGATACCGAGGGTAAGCCGACTAAAATAACGATTGCCTCAGTTTTAAGTCACTGTAAAGAGTATTTAGGTACGATAAACGATCCAACAGTTTCTAAAAATGAAATTGTTCCCAAATCCTTATTTCTTTCCGACAACTTTTTTGCAGTAGTATGTGgagttataataattgttattctTATTTGTCTTGTTGGAGCTATATGTTATGCTTTTAGATATGATATCAGTGATTGGTTATATACTAATTACGGCGTGCCTTTATTCAAAGAACAGTCATGTCCAAATGTCGATCATGTATTGGATGGAAATCCGAATCACGTGTACGACTATTATGTGATATGTAATACCAAAGACACTCAATTCATTTATCACAATATTATGGCAGAGATAGAGTTCCGGAAAATGTCCTCAAAGAAATTTTCAGTGAACGAATCTTCCCTTAATATACTAACATTAGATAGTTTTTCAAAGTCTCCTAAATTATCTAAGCGTCTTTTAATAGTACTAACAAcgaattttatttgtaacgatCTTTgtgattttcattttaaaaacatattttatagttatttgaaGTCATTGAATCGTAgtgatttaaataaagtaatatttataaagttagtAGATAACAACCAAATAAACGACGACCTTTGTTTTGtattagataaatttaaaaatatatcgtgGAATGATCCACGCTTCTGGGAAAGATTCATCTCTTTACTTAATTCAACCGACACCATTATCACAGTAAAGAGCTCCGACAAGAGCGTATTCAAGAAGTCATTACGTCAGACTCCAACACTAAGATACACTACAATGCCAGTCACAAACGATACTTGCTCAAAGCAGAATTATTCAAATTCCTTACAATATTGCAAGCGGAACGACGAGGAGACATCGCAGAATGAAAGCTCTCCATCATCTGACAACACGTATGGGGAAGGGAACAATTCGAACAATAGTTACATGTCGATTGACAACAGAACTTGCCCCCGGTTTAATTATGACCTCAGGCGTTCCCCAAGCAGTGGTCACGTTTATTCTAGGGTAGAGGATATATCTCCTACAGTATCTCGTTCCTTGACAAATAATACTACAAAAGGTCGCACTTACTTTGTCTGA